One window of Macrococcus sp. 19Msa1099 genomic DNA carries:
- a CDS encoding cation diffusion facilitator family transporter, protein MNKMQVKDQLQQAQKGAKVSIIMYVLLTTFKLLFGYIHGSQALVADGLNNATDIVSSVALLIGLAISMKPADKNHNYGHYRSEYIGSLIASFIMFAVSVQVILQGIKNYIRQEYSSPSIETAVVAILSAFAMLAVYIYNRNLAKKLDSSALKAAAADNLSDALVSLGAFIGIIGVFFGLTFLDTVAAIVVGLLIMKTAIEIFFETAITLTDGFDADTLDHMKRIVSSVENVESCVDIKGRNHGVMTFVDVTVTVNPSFTVAESHDITEHIEYAIKEEYGAVETIVHLEPGIVK, encoded by the coding sequence TCATGTATGTACTGCTCACAACTTTCAAATTATTATTCGGTTACATTCACGGATCTCAGGCACTTGTCGCAGACGGTCTTAATAACGCCACCGATATTGTAAGCTCAGTAGCACTGCTTATTGGGCTTGCGATCAGCATGAAACCTGCCGACAAAAACCACAACTACGGCCATTACCGTTCAGAATATATCGGTTCATTGATTGCATCATTTATTATGTTTGCTGTGAGTGTTCAAGTTATATTGCAAGGAATTAAAAATTATATCCGTCAGGAATATTCAAGTCCTTCTATTGAGACTGCAGTTGTAGCAATACTATCAGCATTTGCGATGCTCGCCGTATACATTTATAATCGCAATCTTGCGAAGAAACTGGATTCCAGTGCACTCAAAGCAGCAGCAGCAGATAATTTATCAGATGCGCTCGTATCGCTTGGCGCATTTATAGGGATCATCGGTGTATTCTTCGGATTGACATTTCTAGATACCGTTGCTGCGATTGTCGTCGGCTTACTCATAATGAAGACCGCTATTGAGATATTCTTTGAAACAGCAATTACATTAACGGATGGATTCGATGCAGATACACTGGATCATATGAAACGTATCGTGTCGTCGGTAGAAAATGTAGAAAGCTGTGTTGATATCAAAGGAAGAAATCACGGAGTTATGACATTTGTAGATGTGACCGTTACTGTGAACCCTAGTTTCACTGTTGCTGAGAGCCACGATATAACAGAACACATTGAATATGCGATTAAAGAAGAATATGGCGCTGTTGAAACAATCGTTCACCTTGAACCCGGAATAGTTAAATAA
- a CDS encoding response regulator transcription factor — protein sequence MKVMDIILVDDHHIVRQGMKFLLSTEESFNVIADFNNGRELLEHLDEMQLPNLIIMDLVMPELNGIEATRQVKAKFPDVKVLVLSSFIDEEHVLGVMDAGADGYEMKDSEPKALINTIKQIAAGEQIFHPDVMEVRKSGMNLAHLRNPLSKRELEVLKAMSEGLTNKEIAEQLFVSEKTVKTHVSHIFAKLEVGDRTQASMYGVKYKLI from the coding sequence ATGAAAGTCATGGATATTATACTCGTGGATGACCACCATATCGTAAGACAAGGGATGAAATTTCTACTATCAACTGAAGAAAGCTTTAATGTAATTGCTGATTTCAATAACGGCAGAGAGCTGCTTGAACATCTAGATGAAATGCAATTACCCAATCTCATAATTATGGACCTTGTGATGCCTGAGCTTAACGGCATTGAAGCGACGCGCCAAGTGAAAGCGAAATTCCCTGATGTGAAGGTGCTCGTACTATCCAGCTTTATCGATGAAGAACATGTCCTTGGCGTGATGGATGCAGGTGCAGACGGTTATGAAATGAAAGATAGTGAACCGAAAGCGCTGATCAATACGATAAAACAGATAGCAGCAGGTGAGCAGATATTTCATCCGGATGTTATGGAAGTCAGAAAAAGTGGCATGAATCTCGCACATTTAAGAAACCCATTATCAAAGAGAGAACTTGAAGTGTTAAAGGCGATGAGCGAAGGCTTAACCAACAAAGAAATCGCTGAACAACTCTTTGTCTCAGAAAAAACGGTGAAAACTCATGTTAGCCATATATTTGCGAAGCTAGAAGTCGGGGACCGTACACAAGCATCGATGTACGGCGTGAAATATAAGCTGATTTAA
- a CDS encoding GAF domain-containing sensor histidine kinase, producing MQNSTALLKEIAEFLNEETDIYSMMNGALNRLVQGTNFSTGWIFFIDDDGKHTLVSDYKLPQALKMESCRYMTEGPCWCVSRYHQKKLTKASNIITCSRIVKANKKYSDMTDDITHHATVPLQSGEERFGLLNVATPFTKVYSDEDLALLESVAFQIGSAIKRIYLTARERENALQEERTRLARDLHDSVNQMLFSLKLTAHAAESMTDDERAKTAFQIIEKTSQDAVSEMRALIWQLKPLGLEHGFVEAVQNYGNILGLDVTIEVEGFINLENKIENSAFRIVQEALNNVKKHAETEEVMISMKQDDKHFVLRIKDNGKGYNNALTTTLPTHGVRNMQQRAQEIGGILEINSTLMHGTTVQFTYPKG from the coding sequence ATGCAGAACAGTACAGCTTTACTGAAAGAAATCGCAGAATTTTTAAATGAAGAGACAGATATATATTCAATGATGAATGGTGCCTTGAACAGACTTGTTCAAGGGACCAATTTTTCTACTGGATGGATATTTTTCATCGATGATGATGGCAAACATACACTCGTATCTGATTATAAGCTCCCACAAGCACTGAAGATGGAGTCATGTCGCTATATGACAGAAGGCCCATGCTGGTGCGTATCACGTTATCATCAGAAGAAATTAACGAAAGCTTCGAACATCATCACTTGTTCTCGAATTGTAAAAGCAAATAAAAAATATAGTGATATGACAGATGATATTACACACCACGCGACCGTTCCTTTACAATCTGGAGAAGAACGTTTCGGATTGCTTAACGTTGCCACGCCTTTTACAAAAGTATATTCAGATGAAGACTTAGCATTGCTTGAATCCGTGGCTTTTCAAATCGGTAGCGCGATTAAGCGTATCTATCTTACAGCAAGAGAACGAGAGAATGCACTACAGGAAGAAAGAACTCGACTTGCACGAGACTTGCATGACTCAGTGAATCAAATGCTCTTTTCACTGAAACTTACAGCACATGCAGCTGAAAGTATGACTGATGATGAACGTGCAAAGACAGCATTTCAGATTATCGAGAAGACAAGCCAGGATGCAGTAAGTGAGATGCGCGCATTAATCTGGCAGTTGAAACCTTTAGGGCTTGAGCATGGATTTGTTGAAGCAGTGCAGAACTATGGCAACATACTCGGCCTCGATGTAACGATTGAAGTGGAAGGGTTCATCAATTTAGAGAATAAAATTGAAAACAGTGCATTTCGAATCGTTCAAGAAGCGCTGAATAACGTGAAGAAGCACGCAGAAACAGAAGAAGTAATGATATCAATGAAGCAGGATGATAAGCATTTTGTTCTGAGGATTAAAGATAACGGTAAAGGTTATAACAATGCACTGACGACAACGCTTCCGACACATGGGGTGAGGAATATGCAGCAACGTGCACAGGAGATTGGTGGTATACTTGAAATAAACAGTACATTAATGCATGGAACGACGGTACAATTCACCTACCCGAAAGGATGA